Part of the Nocardia farcinica genome, GGCTGATCACCGCGCAGCAGAAGCGGGCGCGCCGGGCGGCGCGAGCCGTCCGGGCCGGGGTGGCCAGGCAGGCGCGCGCGGCGGCGTGAGGGTCAGAAGCGTCCCGTCACACCGGCTTTCGGTGTCTCCGGCGCCCGGGTGATCCGACCGCCGACCCGCTCCTGCACCGTGAACCCGTAGCGGCGGCACCAGGCGGCCAGCGCCGGAATCGCGGTCTCGTCGTGGAAGATCGGCACCAGCCTGCCGACGATGGTCATCCGGTGCTCGTCGGCGGCCCGGCACAGATGCAGCAGGTTCGCGCTGCCCAGACCCATCCCGCGCAGCGCCGGGGCCACCGTGATCGTGTCGAGTTCGATGGTGCTGGTGCGGATCTCGAACGACACCTCGACCGGGCCCGGCCCCGACCGGCGCAGCCCGGCCGGGTCGGCGGGGATCGGTCGCAGCGAACCGGGCAGGTGGTCGATCAGCGGGCGGCGTGCGAGGTCGTCGGGCGCCAGGCGGATCAGCGTCAACAGGTGCTGGGTCAGCTGGTGCACGCCCGAACGGTCGCCCTCGGCGGCCTGCTCGCGCACCGCCGGGCAGGCGCGCGCGACCGCCGCGAGCCCCTCGGTCCAGCGCGGCGCGACGAGCCGGTAGCGCGGGACCAGCCGGGCGATGGTCGCCTCCAGCCCGACCACGCCCTGGGTGCCGGGGGTCTCGCCGCCCGACAGCACTCCCCAGCGCCTGTCCTCCGCGCCGACACCGTGGCGCGACAGCTCCCGGCGCAGCCGGTCGAGCTTGCGTTCGGCGCGTTCGAGCTTGCCGCCGGGCAGTCGGTGCACCCAGGTCGGCCAGCCGTCGATATTGGTGCGGATGCGCAGATCGTTGAGGGCGATCCTGGCCGCGCGGAAATTGCTCCACGCTTGCTCGCGGCGTTCGAGCAGTTGCCGCGCCGGATCATGATCGCCCCCTGGCGAGGACGGCACCTCGTCACTCATGACACCCAACGGTAGATGGCCGCGGGCAACCGCGCCGCGACTACCTGTGACCTGGGGTTCGAGGTCGCTCCGACGCCGCTGGTCACCTCACATGCCAGCGGTTAGCCGGGCGATCACGCGGACGGGCGTGTCGGCGAGTCCGCGAGGACGCCGGAGCGCTAGGACGAGCGGACCGCGTGCAGCACGTCGGCGTGCAGGCCGTCGGCACGCGCGGTGATCTCCTCGATCCTGGCCAGCGTCGGCGCGAACCGATCGCCCTCGGCGGCGGGCAGCGAGGCCACGTTGATCTCGATGTTGAGCTGCGAGCTGGTCGCGGCGGCCCGGGCGGCGTCGGCGGCGGCGCCGATGTCGGTGACCACGTTCGGATTGCCGATCGGCAGCAGCTCGGCGGCCAGCGAAAGCACCTCGTCGGCCTCGTCCACCACGGCCGCCGGAACGCGTGCGGCCTCGATGAGCGCCGCGGTGATGGCCTCCTGGCGGTGCTGGGCCTCGGCGTCGGTGCCCTTGGGCAGCTTGTAGGCGTCGCCGACGGCGGTGAAGGCGGCGGCGTCGGCCTCGGCCAGCGCCAGCGAGCGCGCGCGGGCCGCGTCGGCGGCCTCGATGATCCGGTCGATCACCGGCCGGTGCTCGGCGTCCTTGGCCCGGGTGGTGTAGCGGGCCACCATCGCGACCAGCGCCGCGCCCTGGGCGGCGTGCAGCGCGGCGACGGCGCCGCCACCGGGGGCGGGCACCTTCGCCGCCAGCTCCGACAGGTACCCGGCGAGGGTGGCCGCACCGAAGGACGCGGCTTCCTGGGACGACCCGCTCGGGGACGACGTGGCCTGGGACGACGTGGTCGGCTGCGACACGGAGGGTGGCCTTTCCTGCTTCGGCGAGTGACTACGGCCTCACGCTACTCGGCGCCCGCTCGCCGTCCGCGCCCGACACCGCGAGCCGGTGCGCGCCCGCGCGATAGCCGGGGTTATGTTGAGCACTATGCGGATCGGATTGGGCATCAACTACTCGGGCGGCTTCAAAGAGGTCGCGGCCGAAGTGGCCGACCTGGAGAGAGCCGGACTCGACATCGTCTTCGTGCCCGAGGCGTACTCCTTCGACGCGGTCAGCGCGCTGGGCTACCTGGCCGCCCGAACCGAACGGGTGCAGCTGGCGTCGGGCATCCTGCAGCTCTACACCCGCACCCCCAGCCTCACCGCCATGACCGCCGCGGGCCTGGACTTCGTCTCCGACGGCCGCTTCCTGCTCGGCCTCGGCGCCTCCGGCCCGCAGGTCATCGAGGGCTTCCACGGCGTGCCCTACGACGCGCCCATCGGCCGCACCCGCGAACTGGTGGAGATCTGCCGCAAGGTGTGGCGGCGCGAACGCCTGGAATACCAGGGCAAGTACTACCAGATCCCGCTGCCCGCCGAGCGCGGCACCGGCCTGGGCAAGCCGCTCAAGCTCATCAATCACCCCGTGCGCGACCGCATCCCGGTCCTGCTGGCCGCCCTCGGCCCCAAGAACGTCGAACTGGCCGCCGAGATCGCCGAGGGCTGGCAGCCGATCTTCTTCCTGCCCGAGAAGGCCACCGAGGTCTGGGGCGAATCGCTGGCCGCGGGCCGCGCCAAGCGCGATCCCGCCCTGGGCGAGCTGGAGGTGTTCGCCGGCCCGGCGCTGGCCATCGGCGAGAACGTCACCCCGCTGCTCGAGTTCGTCAAGCCGCACCTGGCCCTCTACATCGGCGGCATGGGCGCCAAGGGCAAGAACTTCTACCACACCCTGGCCACCAAGTACGGCTACGGCGCCGAAGCCGACCGCATCCAGGAGCTCTACCTGGCCGGCAAGAAGGAGGAGGCCGCCAAGGTGGTCCCCGACGCGCTCGTCCGCGACATCTCCCTGGTCGGCCCCGCCGGTTTCGTCAAGGAACGCATCGCCGCCTTCCGCGAGGCGGGCGCCACCGTGCTGAACGTGGTGCCGATGGCAGGCACCGCCGCCGAACGGGTGAAACTGATCGAGCAGCTGCGCGAACTGCTCTGACCCCGGCAAGCGCAGAACGAACGGCGTCCCGGCTCTCCGCCGGGACGCCGTTCGTGGTTCGGGAGCGGTCAGCCCTTGCCGACCGCGGCCAGCGCCGCGTCCAGGGTCGAATACAGCGCGAACACCTGGTCCAAGCTGGTCATCTTCAACTGTCTGCTGGTGGCGGGCCCGTCCGCGACCACCGCGATCGTGGTCGCCGCACCGGCCCGCTGATGCGCGGCAACCAGCGCCGCCATCCCGGCCGAAGCCAGGAAACTGACCCGCGTGAGGTCGATGATCAGGGCCGCCGGCTTCTCGCCGAGCACCCCTTCGATCGCATTCTCCAGCGCGGGAGCGGTCGCCAGGTCCACCTCGCCGGCCACCGTCAACACGGTGGCCCCGTCGTGCACCGCGACGGAGGTGGTCATCGTGTCCGCCAGGGGATACGCGTCTCCGGAAGTGTTGGTCACGACTCCACGACACACAACTTCCGGCCAAAGCGCAAGTCAAGTGTGCACATGGACCGCTGGCTATGTGGCGACTCGATTGACCCGGACAGTTGGGCGCGGTGGGTGGCTCGACGCGTTGTGAAGCGGATTTGCCCGACGGTGCGTGAAAAGAGAGCGGTGAAGGCAAACTAGCGGCAACACGATGTCTGGTGTCGTCAGAAGGACGGTCGCCGGCGCGGTCACTCCCTGGCGGTCGCGGGTGCAGCCAACAGCATGTGCAAGCCGGCGTCGAGGCCGGCGGCGAAGGTGTCGGGGTCGGAGACCACGGTGGTGTCCAGATCGATGCCTAAGTGGCAGGTATCGACGTGCGAGACCAGGGCGGCGTTGAACGCTGTGCCAAGGGTGGGGGGAAGGCGTAGAGGCGCCGGATTTCGGCGCCGGCGAGGTGGAGCGGTACGGGCGAGCCCGGCACGTTGGCTGGACTGGGTGCAGATCGGCGGCATGGGTGGCCCAGAGATCACGGCACATCGAGCAGCACCACTCGCTGGACTCCGCTGCGCGCACTCGGCGACCAATCGGCCGTCCACACGGTTGCGAGATGGCCGACAAACTCATGAAGCTGGTCGAGGGGTGCGGATCCGGATACGGGGGCGGCTGGAGCGGTTACGGGTTGATAAGGGCGGCCAGCGGGGCGAAGCGGGTGGGGTCCGTGGCTATGAGGGTGGAGAGGCGGGTGGCGATGGCGGTGGCGAGGGTGTCGCGGATTTCCCGGCGGAGGGCGTCGCCCTCGCGGGTGAGGACGACGCGGCTGACGCGGCGGTCGGTCGGGTCGGGTTCGCGGGCGAGCAGGCCGCGGCGGGAGAGGCGGTCGACCATGCCCGTGACATTGGTCTTGTCGCAGCCGAGGCGGGCGGCGATGGTGCCGAATGAGGGCGGGTCGTTGCCGAGCAGGCACAGCAATTGCGTTTGTTGACTGGTCAATTCGTATTGGCGGGCGACCTCGGCGTAGAGCACGGCGATTTCGCGA contains:
- a CDS encoding MarR family winged helix-turn-helix transcriptional regulator; the protein is MTPDDLTTAVMSLHREIAVLYAEVARQYELTSQQTQLLCLLGNDPPSFGTIAARLGCDKTNVTGMVDRLSRRGLLAREPDPTDRRVSRVVLTREGDALRREIRDTLATAIATRLSTLIATDPTRFAPLAALINP
- a CDS encoding LLM class F420-dependent oxidoreductase, whose amino-acid sequence is MRIGLGINYSGGFKEVAAEVADLERAGLDIVFVPEAYSFDAVSALGYLAARTERVQLASGILQLYTRTPSLTAMTAAGLDFVSDGRFLLGLGASGPQVIEGFHGVPYDAPIGRTRELVEICRKVWRRERLEYQGKYYQIPLPAERGTGLGKPLKLINHPVRDRIPVLLAALGPKNVELAAEIAEGWQPIFFLPEKATEVWGESLAAGRAKRDPALGELEVFAGPALAIGENVTPLLEFVKPHLALYIGGMGAKGKNFYHTLATKYGYGAEADRIQELYLAGKKEEAAKVVPDALVRDISLVGPAGFVKERIAAFREAGATVLNVVPMAGTAAERVKLIEQLRELL
- a CDS encoding STAS domain-containing protein translates to MTTSVAVHDGATVLTVAGEVDLATAPALENAIEGVLGEKPAALIIDLTRVSFLASAGMAALVAAHQRAGAATTIAVVADGPATSRQLKMTSLDQVFALYSTLDAALAAVGKG
- a CDS encoding cyclodeaminase/cyclohydrolase family protein, which encodes MSQPTTSSQATSSPSGSSQEAASFGAATLAGYLSELAAKVPAPGGGAVAALHAAQGAALVAMVARYTTRAKDAEHRPVIDRIIEAADAARARSLALAEADAAAFTAVGDAYKLPKGTDAEAQHRQEAITAALIEAARVPAAVVDEADEVLSLAAELLPIGNPNVVTDIGAAADAARAAATSSQLNIEINVASLPAAEGDRFAPTLARIEEITARADGLHADVLHAVRSS